Proteins encoded together in one Vanessa cardui chromosome 19, ilVanCard2.1, whole genome shotgun sequence window:
- the LOC124537875 gene encoding uncharacterized protein LOC124537875: MITEFAKEKVFWTRKMNLKLVKFIQSRPNIWNPKHPKYTSVEYRDRTYAEFAAKYGNEFTGQAVKDRWTNIRSTFANYLRKIKASRAKSDGEEYRVNWHLWEACQFLRKVNRAVKLRAGDNEIEEKKDIFTSEEKDSQNELDYNSDQYSDNNSTHSNITCQGIAESLVSVFKAVQSDTFTLDNSKYAKVGKAVTKKLNEMSSFEAAKMTQQIIDILCLYDKNNVLNPNCLKTECI, encoded by the exons ATGATAACAGAATTCGCAAAAGAAAAAGTATTCTGGACTAGAAAAATGAATCTTAAATTGGTAAAGTTTATACAAAGCCGACCGAATATATGGAATCCAAAACACCCAAAATATACTTCAGTTGAATACAGAGATCGAACATATGCAGAGTTTGCAGCAAAATACGGCAACGAGTTTACAGGCCAAGCTGTGAAAGATAGATGGACAAATATAAGGTCTACTTTTgctaattatttaagaaaaataaaggcTAGTCGAGCTAAAAGTGATGGGGAG gaATACAGAGTTAACTGGCACTTATGGGAAGCTTGTCAATTCCTTAGAAAAGTTAATAGAGCCGTCAAGCTTCGTGCAGGGGACAAtgaaattgaagaaaaaaaa GATATCTTTACATCAGAAGAAAAAGATTCTCAAAATGAACTCGATTACAACAGTGATCAATACTCCGATAATAATTCAACACATTCAAATATTACTTGCCAAGGCATAGCGGAgagtttagtatcagtatttaaAGCTGTACAAAGTGACACCTTTACTTTAGATAACTCAAAGTATGCTAAAGTGGGTAAAGCTGTCACtaaaaagttaaatgaaatgagttCCTTTGAAGCAGCGAAGATGACACaacaaataattgatatattatgcctttatgataaaaataatgtattgaatCCAAACTGTTTAAAGActgaatgtatataa